Proteins encoded together in one Falco peregrinus isolate bFalPer1 chromosome 2, bFalPer1.pri, whole genome shotgun sequence window:
- the BMP3 gene encoding bone morphogenetic protein 3 encodes MAASTRWVLCLCLGWGCLCLALGDALKARCGGLRRRAAPAAVRGGRARAAAGDYSPGQRPGQEERRRPPERPRPGDKVSEHMLRLYDQYSGGRAAAPRPQDPPGQPGLHLRRGNTVRGFRPLPAGSSESQEMYVFNLTSLTESENILSASVYYYIGDLLHAKRNCSQSEGCSHHRHRRPENQIHLSVWTFSSVGNRTRSLGRFPINVSAAYQDVLSWQWKDITQLLHEAKQSNKLLIGVRMDLTHHQPWERAPSHYEPYILVYANDSAISEPENVVSSLQGHHHPLARVFPRPENHVKSSLRRWRRKRSANILLPLQNNELPGAEYQYNEDERWEDRKPYKTFQPRLAERAKSKKKQRKNHHQKSQTLQFDEQTLKKARRKQWNEPRYCTRRYLKVDFADIGWSEWIISPKSFDAYYCSGECQFPIPKALKPSNHATIQSIVRAVGVIPGIPEPCCVPDKMSSLSILFFDENKNVVLKVYPNMTVESCACR; translated from the exons ATGGCGGCATCCACCCGCTGGgtgctgtgcctgtgcctgggctggggctgcctctgcctggcGCTGGGGGACGCGCTGAAGGCTCGCTGCGgcgggctgcggcggcgggcagccccggccgctGTGCGGGGAGGCCGGGCGAGGGCGGCGGCAGGTGACTACAGCccggggcagcggccggggcaggaggagcggcggcggccgccggaGCGCCCGCGGCCGGGGGACAAGGTCTCGGAGCACATGCTGCGGCTCTACGACCAGTAcagcggggggcgggcggcggcgccgcggcCCCAGGACCCGCCGGGGCAGCCCGGGCTGCACCTCCGCCGCGGCAACACGGTGCGCGGCTTCCGCCCGCTGCCGGCAG GGAGCTCTGAAAGCCAGGAGATGTACGTTTTTAACTTGACATCGCTCACTGAGTCTGAAAACATCTTGTCAGCTTCGGTGTATTACTATATTGGTGACCTGCTGCACGCTAAGCGGAACTGTTCCCAGTCTGAAGGCTGTTCTCATCACAGACACAGGAGACCTGAAAATCAGATACATCTTTCAGTTTGGACCTTTTCTTCTGTAGGGAACCGGACTCGGAGCCTGGGACGCTTCCCAATAAATGTCTCTGCTGCTTACCAGGATGTCCTTTCCTGGCAGTGGAAGGATATCACTCAACTCCTGcatgaagcaaaacaaagcaacaaactCCTGATCGGTGTCAGGATGGATCTGACCCACCATCAGCCCTGGGAAAGGGCACCTTCTCACTATGAACCCTACATTCTGGTTTATGCCAATGATTCTGCTATTTCAGAGCCAGAGAATGTTGTCTCTAGTTTGCAAGGACACCATCATCCTCTGGCAAGGGTTTTTCCCAGGCCAGAAAACCACGTGAAGAGCAGCCTTAGGAGGTGGCGGCGAAAACGCTCTGCAAACATCCTGTTGCCATTGCAGAATAATGAGCTTCCAGGAGCTGAGTACCAGTACAATGAGGATGAGAGATGGGAAGACAGAAAGCCCTACAAAACCTTCCAGCCGCGGTTAGCAGAGAGGGCaaagagtaagaaaaagcagaggaagaatcATCACCAGAAGAGCCAGACTCTCCAGTTCGATGAGCAAACACTGAAGAAGGCAAGGAGGAAGCAGTGGAATGAGCCAAGGTATTGCACCCGGCGCTATCTCAAGGTGGATTTTGCAGACATCGGCTGGAGCGAGTGGATTATTTCCCCTAAATCCTTCGATGCCTATTACTGCTCGGGGGAATGCCAGTTTCCAATTCCAAAG GCCTTGAAGCCATCCAACCATGCCACCATCCAGAGCATAGTGAGAGCCGTCGGGGTCATCCCAGGCATTCCCGAGCCTTGCTGCGTTCCTGACAAAATGTCTTCTCTTAGTATCTTATTCTTTGACGAAAATAAAAACGTGGTTCTTAAGGTGTACCCCAACATGACAGTGGAATCCTGTGCGTGCAGATAA